The sequence below is a genomic window from Paenibacillus silvisoli.
CGAGGTAACGGGCATCGACTTGTCGGATGCGCTGCTGCAGAAGGCGCGCGAGCATAACTCGGAGAGCCGCATCCGGTCGCTCGTTCAAGGCGATATGAGGGAGCTGCCGTTCGCGGACGGCAGCTTCGACGCGACCGTGAACTTGTTCACGTCCTTCGGCTATTTCGAGGACGAGGCGGACAACCAGCGGGTGCTGAACGAAATTCGCCGGGTGCTGAAGCCGCAGGGCGCGTTTCTCATCGACTTCATGAATCCGGTCTACGTGAAGGAGCATTTGGTGCCGCATTCCGAGCGAATCGATGCGGAAACGGGCAACTACATATCGGAACGGCGGACGGCGGTGGACGGCTGGGTCGTGAAACAGATCGAAATTAGCGAGCGGGATCGGCCGGAAAGCGGCCGCCGCTACGAGGAACGGGTGCGCCTGTTCCCGCTGTCTTGGTTCGAGCAAGCGCTGGCGGCCGCCGGGCTGCAGCTTGAGCGCTGTTATGGCGATTACGAAGGCCGCAGCTATGACGAGCGGCAATCGCCGCGGATGATTTTGAAAGGAAGGGCCGTATCATGAGCAGCAGCAAAGAGGCAATGGTAAGAGATTGGCCGGGCGGCATCGTGCAGGTGAAGGTACCGCTTCCGTTCTCGCTGAAATGGGTGAACAGCTACTTAATACCGGACGAAAAAGGCTACACGCTCGTCGATCCCGGTCTGCATACGGACGAAGCGGTACAAGCTTGGGACGCGGCGCTTGCTTCCAAGTCGATCCGGATCGGCGACATCCATACGATCCTGCTGACCCATCAGCATCCGGATCACTACGGATTGGCAGGCTGGTTCCAAGCGCGGACAGGCGCTCCCGTCTATATATCGGAACATTCCTATGCGTATACGCAGCGTTTATGGGGGGACGACCAAGGCGGGCTGTTTGCCCGCGAGCTGACGAAGCTGTATGCCGAGCACGGCATGCCGCAGGAACGGCTGGATGAGATCGGACCGCATTTGGCCGACTTCGCGGCGAAGGTTTCGCCGCAGCCCGCCGTTACGTTTTTGGAATCGGGACAGTCCTTCTTTATCGGCGGTTCCGCCTGGCATATGATCGATGCGCCGGGACATGCGCGCGGCCAGCTGTGCTTCTACGAGCCGACGAACAAATGGATGCTGTGCGGCGATCAGGTGCTGCCTAACATTACGCCGAACATCAGCGTCGTGCCCGGGGAAAACCATGACCAGCTGCAGCAGTTTCTGGATAGCTTGCAGTCGCTTTGCGATTACGAGGTGGAGCTTGCTTTTCCGGGGCATCGGGACCCTTTTACGAACTTTAGAGAACGGATCGGCGAGCTGGCGGCCCATCATGAGCGGCGGCTGAATCAGATCGTAGACTTGATTCAAGAAGAGACGCATACGGGTTATACGTTATGTATGCGGCTGTTCGGCGAACGGATCGCCGGCAACACGCATAATTTAAGGTTTGCGATGTCAGAGACGCTGGCCCATCTTTATCATCTCGAGCACCAAGGCCGCATTGGGAGCGCGATGCGGGACGGACAGCTGCGCTATACGGCGGTGTAACAGCCGGCCGTCCAAGATGAAAAAGCTTCCAACGGCGCTTGGAATATGGTGTATAATGAATGGGTCATCGTTTGTAGAAAAGGAGCCCGCCGACTATGCACGTATCCCGCTCTGAATCCCGTCAAAACCAGAAACAGCAGCGAGCCCGCAGAATGAAGCGGCTGCTTGCCATGAACGTGATCCTGCTGATCATCATCGGAGCGCTCGCCGTCGTATACGCCGTGCAGCGCCATGACGGATCGGGCAAGCTGAACACGACCGCCGATTCGGGGCAGTCAACGAACGATGCCGGCGATGATGCCGCTAGCGCGAATGCCGGTGGCAATGAAGCTTCGACAGGCGATCAGAATGCCGCTGGCGATGAAACCGATACAGGTTCAGGTTCGTCTGCCGGGGATCAGGCAGCGAATGAGCAAGGAGCGGAAGAGCAAGGAACGAATGAGCAAGGAAGCGATGAGCAAGCCGTCCCGAACACGGATGATTCGGCTGCGAACAGCCAATCGCCATCGGAGGAGGATACCGGGGCTGCCGGCTCAGGCACTGGCACTGGCGGAACAAACGGTCAGGTGCGCTTGTCGTTCACGGGCGACGTCCTGCTTGGGGCGTCCGTAGAGAAGCTGCTGCTTCAGAACGGATACGATTACCCGTATGCGAAAGTATCGGATTATTTGAAGGCGCCTGATTTTATGGCCGTTAATCTGGAGACGCCTATTACGCTGAGAGGCACTCCGGCTGAGAATAAAGAATATGTTTACAAGTCCTCTCCGGACGCCCTTCCGGCGCTGAAGGAGTCCGGCATTGACCTCGTCAATCTCGCGAATAACCACACGCTCGACCAAGGGGAAGAAGGGCTGCTGGATACGATTGCCCACCTTGACGAGGCCGGCATCCCGAATATGGGCGCGGGACGCGACGACAGCGAGGCGTTCAAGCCGGTTCTGCTCGAAGCGAACGGCGTAAGCGTCGCTTATATCGGGCTCACGAGAGTCGTTCCCGTCGGCTCGTGGAAAGCCGGAAAGAACCATCCCGGCTTGGCGGAGACGTACGACTCCACGCGCGCCGTTGCGGCGATCAAAGAGGCGGAGAAGCTGGCCGATGTCGTCGTCGTCATGGTGCATTGGGGCATTGAACGCGAAGATTGGCCGAACAATGACCAGAAACGGCTGGCGCATGAATATATTGATGCAGGAGCGGATTTAGTCATCGGGTCTCATCCTCATGTTCTTCAAGGCTTTGAATCGTATAAAGGCAAATGGATCGCTTACAGCCTCGGCAATTTTATTTTTCCCGGCATGAAGCCGGATACGACGAAGGATTCCGGCGTGCTGGACGCCGCGTGCGGATCGGACGGCAAATGCGCGCTCAAGTTCCATCCTATGCGCACGGTCCAGTCTCAGCCGGCCCCGCTTGAAGGCGAAGAGGGGAAAGCGCTGCTGAAGCGGATTTCAAGCATTTCCCTGCATGCGGCAGTCGATGAACAAGGCAACGTAAAGCCGAAGGAGTGAAGGTGATGTTGAATCCGTGTGTCGCCCACCGCGGCGCTTCCGGACTTGCGCCGGAAAACACGATGGCTGCTTTCCGGGAAGCGCTCGCGTTCCCGTTCGTCCAATGGATCGAGCTGGACGTTCAGCTGTCCAAGGACGGCGTCCCCGTCGTCATCCATGACGATTCGTTAAGAAGAACGGCAAAGGTTGCCGGCCGGGTTCATGAGTATACGGCGGAGCAGCTTGGCAAGATGGACGCGGGGAGCTGGTTTGACAAGTCTTATGCAGGGGAGGGAATCCCGACGCTGCAGCAGGTGGCCGAGCTGACCGTCGGCCGGTGCCGTCTTAATGTCGAGCTGAAGACGTACGGCGGCCGGTATCCCGGCATCGAGAAAAACGTCGTCGAGCTGCTGTACAAGAACGGACTGCAGCATGATGCGGTCATCACTTCCTTTGACAAAGATGCGCTGCGAACGGTTCGCCAGCTGACGAACGAGGTGCGGACCGGGCTCATTCTGGACGCCTCCCCTTGGACGCTTGTAACGGACCTGGAGCGGCTTGGCGCCGCGTTTCTCTCCGTCGGCTACACGCATGTGTCGAGGCAGCTGCTGGAGTCGATGGCGGCGGCGAACGTTGATGTCATGGCGTGGACGGTCAATGACGCGCCGATGATGAAACGGCTGGCCGGCATGGACAGCATGCTTATGATTTGCACCAATTTCCCGGACCGCTTCGAGCAGGCGAAGAGGGAGTACCAGTATTAGATCGAATAACGAAAGACCGGCGGTATGCGCTTGTGTGCGCATACCGCCGGTCTTTCGTTTAGCTATGTATAGGTTAGACGTCGCGGAACCGATCGCGAATGTCAAGGATGGCCGGCAGCTGCTCCATGAGCACATCTACGAGCTTCGGATCGAAATGCTGGCCGCGTTCTTCCTTGAACAGCTTCAAAATCCGCTCAAGCTCCCATGCTTTCTTATACACGCGGTCGCTACCCAGCGCGTCGAATACGTCGGCGATGGCCGTAATGCGGCCGTACAAGTGAATCTCTTCGCCGCTTAAGCCGCGCGGATAGCCTTTGCCGTTCCATTTCTCATGGTGCTGGTAAGCGACGATGGCGGCCGTGCGAAGCAGCTCGCGGCTGGAGCCTTTAAGCAGATGATAGCCAATATCGGTATGCTGCTTCATTTGCTCGAACTCTTCCTCCGTGAGTTTGCCGGGCTTGAGGAGCACCGCATCGGGAATCGCGACTTTGCCGATATCGTGCATCGGGGATACCATTTTGAGCAGCTCGGCCTCTTCGACCGGAAGTCCATAGCCAATCGCAAGAATATACGAATATTCCGCCACGCGCTTGACGTGATTGCCGGTTTCCTTGGAGCGGCTTTCACCGATTTCGCCCATGACCGTAATGATTTCGCGCTGCGTCGCTACGATCTCCTCGTGCAAAATGACCGATTCCAGCGATTTGCCCGCGTAGGAGGCGGCCAGCTTCAGATGCTCCAGATCGCTATGCGTAAAAACCGCCTGCGGCGTCAGCTTGTTAATCGCTTGGTACGCGCCGATAATGGTGCCGTCGTTGCCGACGAAAGGCACCGTAATGACGGACTTGGTCCGATAGCCGGTGCGGCGGTCGTTCTCGGCATTGTGCCGCGGATCGCTGTAGGCGTCCTCAATGAGCAGAGGCTCGCCGGTTTGGACGGAGTGGCCTACGAAGCCTTTGCCGAAAGGGGCGCGGATTTCGTTTACGCCATGCGCGATCGTCGTGAACAGCTCTTCCTTGGCATGGTCGATGAGCCACACGGTGCAGCGGTCCGCCATGATCATTTCGCGGCCCATGTTCGCCATCAGCAGGAGCACGCTTTTTAGGTTTCGCTCTCCTCCGATTTTGGCGGTATAATCAAATATAATACGAAGCAGCTCTTCCGGCGTCCGTTCGTTTGCGGCGTTCGCCTGTGAAACGGCGGCTTCTAGGTGTGATGGTCGGTCTAGCATCAAACATCGAACGCTCCTTATGTGACAAAAAGTTTGATAGTTCGACATACTTATTCAACGCGACGGAGTAAAATCCTGCTAAATTCGTTGCAAAAACTGGAACGGCATCCAATCATCAATTCATTATAAACGAAAGAGGGAGACTGGCGGTATGTTTGACCAATGGGGGAATGATTTAGGCCGGACTTTCGTCGGCCTGTTCGGCAGTCTTGCGGCGGCGGCGGCGGCTTATCGGCTGCGCTCTTTATCGGTTTCCGGTGCGGTAGCGGCGGTCGTGATGGGCACCGGCTTCGTCGCGCTGGGCGGGCCGTTCTGGTTCGGCACGCTGCTTGCTTTTTTTGTGTCGTCGTCGGTCTGGTCCAAGTATAAACGACGACATCGCGGTAAAGCGGCCGCTGAAGCCAAATACGCGAAGAGCGGCCGCAGGGACGCCGTTCAAGTATGGGCGAACGGCGGGCTTGGGCTGGTGCTGTGCGCGGGCTATGCGATTTGGCCCGCGGAAGCTTGGGTGTACGCGTTCGCGGGCGTAATGGCCGCGGTGAACGCGGATACGTGGGCCACGGAGATCGGCGCGCTCAGCCGCCGCGCTCCGCGGGCCCTGCTCGGCGGCGGGGCGGTGCTGCCGGGCACCAGCGGCGGCGTCACGCCGCTCGGCAGCGGCGCCGCGCTGGCCGGCGCCGCCTTCGTCGGCACCGTCGCGGCGCTGCTGCTCGCCGCGCCGCTGGCGCCGGCGGGCGTCTCGCCCGGCGCGCTGCTCGCCGCCGCGGCTTGCGCCGGCACGGCCGGCGCCTTTGCCGATTCGCTGCTCGGCGCGACCGTGCAAGCGATGTACCGCTGCCGCGCGTGCGGCAGCGAGACGGAGCGCGCCGAGCACTGCGGCGTCGCTGCCGAGCGGATCCGCGGCTTCGCCGGCATGACCAACGACGCGGTGAACCTCGCGTCGTCGGCTGCGGCTGGCTTGCTGGCGTGGGCCATCGGCTGCGCCTTGTCATGAACCCGCTCGGCGGCAGACACTGCCGAGCCGATGCAATGCCGCCCGGAACATTCGGGCGGCATTGCGCGCCTTAAGGCTGCACGGCCGCGCCGATCACTCGCATTGTAGGAAATCTCATACAAAACCGGCGAAATCGCCGTTTGTATCACTCGTTTTGTACGAAATCTCATACAAATCTGATCTGATCGTCGCCTGAATCACTCGTTTTGTACGAAATCTCACACAAAACCATCGCATTTTCCTCCCGTATCTCGCGTTTTGTACGAAATCTCATACAAAACCATCGAACTTGCCTCTTGTATCACTCATTTTGTAAGAATCTCACACAAAACCGCCAAAACCGCCAAAACCGCCTAAACCCCCACCCGCACCACTCAATATGTACGAAATTTCATACAAGCCTCCATCCCCGCACGTTACCCGCTAAATCAGGGGCCCATCGCCTAGCACCATTTACCTACCTCACCTGCCGCGCCAAAAACGAAAAAACCTATCCCTCACAGCCCAAAACGGGTATAATCAACTTTATTGAAACGTTTTTCTCGCCATTTCTGCCGGATTATCGAGGTCTAACAGGTTGACAGCCAGATGATGGGCTAGTATCCTAACTCTGGTAGAAAAATTTTACAAAAGTTCAAAATGAAGATGAAATTGAAAACGAATTCATAGATTCGGGAAGGAGAATGGCTGCACGTGAACATTCATACGGCGGAATCGCCGAAGATTGCGGCAACGAACCAGCCGCTACTCAGAGCGGACAATGTGAAGCGCGTATTCGGCCGCGGCGACAATTCTGTAACCGCTGTCAAAAATATTAATTTATCGATCCAGAAAGGCTCCATGATCGCCCTTAAAGGCCGTTCCGGCTCCGGCAAAACGACGCTGCTGAACCTGTTGGCGGCGCTTGACCAGCCGACGGAAGGCGAGGTTTATTTTAACGGCCAGATCGTGTCCAGACTGCCGGAGAAGCAGCGCAGCACATGGCGCAGAACGAACCTCGGCCTTGTGTTCCAAGCGTTCGGCCTGATCCCGCTCATGTCGGCGTACGAGAACGTCGAATTCGGCCTTCGCATCGCCGGTAGCGACCCCAAGCTGAACAAGGAACGCGCCGAGCAGGCGCTTGAATGGGTCGGCATGAAATCGCGCATGAAGCACCGCCCGCCCGAGCTTTCCGGCGGCGAGCAGCAGCGTGTCGCCATTGCCCGGGCGATCGCCCACCGTCCCGTACTGCTGCTTGCGGACGAGCCTACGGCCGAGCTGGACAGCCGGATGGGGCTCCAAGTCATCAAAGTGTTCCGCGACCTCGTCGAGAACTTGGGCATGACCGTTGTTATGACGACGCACGATCCCGGCATCATGGAGATCGTCGATCATGTTATCGCATTGGAGGATGGAGAAATTGTCTCAGAACCAAATGCCTAGTAAACGCCGCAGAAGACTATTCGTCAAAGAAGCGGCAGCCGTCATGGTTGCGGCAGCGCTGCTTTCCGGATGCTCGCTTCTGCCGCAGAAGCAGGTCGTCCTGCAGCCGCCGCTGATCGAGCCGGCCGCCGAGAAAGTGGATGCCATCGAAGTCAAGAAGGGCTCCATCGAGAGGAGCTTTTCCGGCGCGGCGGTCGTCACGTCGAGCAAAACCGTGCCGCTCTTCTATAAAGAAAGCGGTCGTCTGAAGGAGCTTCACGTCCAGCTGGGCGATAAAATAGAGGCCGGAAAAGTGGTGGCGGAGCTCGATCTGGGCGATTTGGACCTGCGGGTCAAGCTGCAGCAGCTGAGCCTGGAACGGGTTCGGATCGAATATAACCGCGCGAGGCAAAGCGGCGTGACCGGCACCGAGCTTCGGATGAAGGAAATCGATCTGGAGCGGGAAGAGCTGCTGCTGGGCAATATGAACCAGCAGTATGAAGCGGCGAAATTAAAGGCGCCGATCAGCGGCGTTGTCACCTATGTGGACACCAAATCGCCGGGCGATGGCTTGAACGGCTATACGCCGGTTGTTTCGGTTTCCGATCCGAAGCAAATCTACTTGGTCTACACGGCGGACGATCCGAAGCTGATCTCCGGCGTTCAGCGCGAGATGAAGGTCGACATTACGATTAACAACACGAAATTCGAGGGCAAGGTGCTGCAATCGCCTTCCGACGCCCCGCTTACGATGAACAAGGAAATCGACGAGCGCAACACGAGACTGCTCTACGTCCAGCTGAACAAACCGGACGAGTCGATCGAGCTTGGCCAATCGGCCCAAATCAAGATCGTGCTCGAGAAGAAGGACGACGTCGTCGTCATCCCGCGCAGCGGTCTTCGCACCTATTTGGGACGTACGTACGTGCAGTCGCTGGACGGCGACCGCCGCAAAGAAATCGATGTGCAGCCAGGCATTATGACCGCCACCGACGTGGAAATCGTGAAAGGCTTAGAGCCGGGCATGAAGGTCATTTTGAATAACTAATTCCGGCGGACGAGAGAAGAGGTGAAACGATGGCAATATGGACGATGATTTTTCGTAAAATGGCGAAGAATCGTTGGCTGCAGCTTAATTTATGGTTCGGGCTTACGATCTGCGTTGCCCTGTTCAGCTCCATGCCGTTATATTCGCATGCGATCCTGCAGCGCACGTTATATAAAGAGCTTCAGCAGCTTCAGAAGGATCAAAATATTTATCCCGGCGCGCTCCGGGCGTCGACCTCGATTTCAGGCACGAGAACGTTCGAAGAGACGCGCAGCCTGATCACGAAAGCGGACCGTTACATGAGCGCCGTGCCGCAGCGGCTTGACCTTCAGGCACAGTCGTACATCATTACGCGGGCGACGCAGTCGTTCAAGGTGCTGCCTGAGGATGCGAACGAGCGCGAGAAGAAGGAAATGAACGTAACGGGCGCCATCCGGACCGTGTCGGACATCGAAAAGCGGGTCAAAGTAATCGATGGCCGTTTGCCGGATCCGAACCGCAATGACGGCGTCTACGAGGCGCTTGTCACGCAAAAGTTCATCATCGATCTCAAGCGCGATTTGGACCATGTGTTCGTTTACACGCAGAAGGACACGGGAAGACAGCTGCGCATCATGCCTGTCGGTATCGTGGAGTCCAAGCAGGAAAACGCGTATGATCAATTCAATGTGGAATCGTACAATTCGTCGTTCTATATTCCGTACAAGCAGTTCAATCACGATTTCATCGAGAATGAAGCGCTGCTGAAAATGTCGGTCATTTCGTGGCAGTACTCGCTCAACTACGAGCAAATGAACATCGATAATATCGACAAGTACCTCAGCAACTACACGGCGATGAACAATTACTTCAATATGCGTCTTGGCATCGCGTCGGTCGACATGCCGTCGAAAAATCCGATCGCCACGTATACGGTGAAGAAAGAAAAGCTGGACATCATGCTTTGGTCGCTTTACTCGCCGGTTATGTTCTTGCTTGCGTTCTATCTGTACATGGCGGCGAATCTCATTATCGAACGCCAGAAGACGGAAATTTCCGTTTTGCGCAGCCGCGGCGCGAGCCGTATGCAAATTATGCTCGTCTTCCTGATCGAGAGCCTGCTGCTCGGCGCTTTGGCGCTTGCGGTCGGTCCGTTCATCGGGGTTTATTTTACGAAAATATTAGGAGCCTCCAGCGGTTTCCTGGAGTTCGTGCAGCGTTCCTCGCTCGACGTCGTGCTCAACAGCGACTCGTACAAAATCGCGGCCGCCGCCATCGCCGGCTCCATTATTTTGATTCTCGTTCCGGCGTTTCTGGCTACCCGCACGACCATTGTCGGCCACAAGCAGCAAATGGCGCGGTCGAACAAAATGTCTTTCTGGCATAAAACGGGCATAGACATTATTTTGCTGGGCATTGCGATTTACATGCTTTACGGCTTCAACAAGCGGATGGACGACTTGAAGGCGCTCGCGCTGGATCCGAATGCGATCCAAGTCGATCCGCTGCTGTTCTTCATGCCGGCGCTGTTCTGCCTCGGCACGGGGCTTCTTGTGCTCCGCGTTTATCCTTGGTTCATCAAGCTCGTATTCTGGATCGGGCGCAGATGGTGGACGCCGGCGTTGTATTCGACGCTGCTGCAGATCAGCCGTTCGTCCTCGCAATACTTGACGATCAAGGTGTTTCTGATCATGACGGTCGCGATGGGGCTGTTCAGCGCCAATGCGGCGCGTACGATCAACGGAAACATGGAGGATAAAATCCAGTATACGACCGGCTCGGACATTCAGCTGTCCGTCCATTGGGATAACGATAAGCCGCCTCCGCCTGCGCCGGGCGCGCCTTCGCAGGTGAACGCCGACGATGCCGCTGCGGTTCAAGCGCCGAAGGTCGTCACGTATACGGAGCCATCGTTTATTACGATGCAGGAGCTTGCCGGCGTCGATACGGCTGCGCGCGTTTTCCGCAAGGACGACGCGAACTTCGCGGTCAACGGCCAAAACGGCGGCACTTCGCTGTACGGCATCGATACGCTCGATTTCGGCAAGGTCGCATGGATGCGCGGCGATTTGCTTGAATACCCGATCAACAGCTATTTGAACCTGATTGCCAGCAATCCGAAGGCGGTGCTCATCTCCAGATCGATCGCCGACAAGTTCAACGTGAAGCCTGGCGATCCGATTTCGGCCAAGTGGGCCGGACTGGACAGCGCCAACTTCATCGTGTACGGCATCATCGATTACTGGCCGGGCTGGAATCCGCTGCCGCAAACCGGCAACGAGGAAGATCCGAACGTAAGGCTGCCGAATCTGATTGTCGGCCATCTCTCGTACATTCAGAACCACCTGGCGCTTGAACCGTACGATGTTTGGATTAAGCTCAAGGACGGCTCGAACAGCGCGGAAATTTACGCGGATTTGGAGAAGAAGGAAATTCCGGTCGAGAAGCTCGTCGACGCGAATCAGCTTCTGATCCGCTCGAAGAACGATCCGTTCCGTCTGGCGATCAACGGCGTCATGACGCTCGGCTTCGTCATCTCGATGATGATCAGCTTCTTCGGCTTCCTGCTCTTCTGGGTGCTTACGCTGTCGGGAAGAACGCTGCAATTCGGCATTTTGCGGGCGATGGGCATATCGTTCCTGCAAATTATCGGCATGCTGCTGAGCGAGCAGCTGCTCACGTCGGCCGCGGCCATTCTGTTCGGCGTCTTGATCGGCAATGCGGTGAGCAGCCAATTCGTTCCGCTGTTCCAGCTGTCGTTCAATGCGACGGATCAAGTGCCGCCGTTCGAAATTGTCCGCCAGTTGAGCGATTACGTACAGCTTTACAGCGTCGTCGGCATTATGCTTACGATTGGGCTTGCAGTGCTCGGCATTCGGGTATCGCGTATGAAAATTACGCAGGCGCTGAAGCTTGGGGAGGAATAAGTCATGATTCATTGCGACGGACTCGTAAAAATATATAAGACGGACGATCTGGAGGTCGTAGCGCTGCAGGGGCTTGACCTTCACGTCGAGGCCGGCGAGCTGATGGCGATCATCGGCAACAGCGGCAGCGGCAAATCGACGCTGCTTAACATGCTGGGCGGTCTCGACCGCCCTTCCGCCGGCAAGCTGCTCGTCGACGACAAGGATCTGCTCAAATTCACCGAACGCGACCTGGTCAAATATAAGCGCGAAACGGTCGGTTTCGTCTGGCAAAACAATGCGCGCAACCTGATCCCGTATTTGACGGCATTGGAGAACGTGGAGCTGCCGATCCTGCTGAAGGGCCGCGGCAAACGTCTGCGGGCGCTCGAGCTGCTGGAGGCGGTCGGGCTAAGCCACCGCATCAAGAACCGGCTGAGCGAGCTGTCCGGCGGGGAGCAGCAGCGGGTCGCGATCGCCATTGCGCTGGCGAACGAGCCGAAGCTGCTGCTGGCCGACGAACCGACGGGCTCGCTCGACACGAAGATGTCCAATCAGATTCTGGATCTGTTCCGGGAACTGAACCGCAACATCGGCATTACGATCGTTATCGTTACGCATGACCCGCTGCTGGCCAGGAAGGTGGACCGCGTCGTGGCTATCCGCGACGGCAAAACCTCGTCCGAGATTATTCGGCGCCAATCCTACGCCGAAGAGCTGGCGGCGCTGGAAAGCGGCGTGGCTCTGGAGCAGACGGAAAGCCATGTGGAGTATGCGGTTATCGATAAAGCGGGACGTTTGCAAATTCCTGCGAGCTACTTGCAGGCCGATGAATTCAAAGAGAAAAACAAAGTTCGCGTAGAGATGGAAGAGGGCCGGATCATTCTGTATCCGCCTGAAGCGAAATAAGGAGTGGAAGCTGCCATGCCTAAAGTGGTTATTTTGTCCGGAAGCCCGAATCCGGTATCCCGGTTGAACGGAATGACCGATTATGCGGAGGAGAAGCTGCGCGCGCTCGGCTGGGAAGTGAAGTCGCTGCACGCGGCGTCGCTGCCTGCGGAGGATCTGGTGCTGGCCCGCTGGGACAGCCCGGCGATCAAAGAAGCGAATCAGCTGATTGAGGGCGCGGATGCGGTCATCGTCGCCAGCCCGGTGTATAAAGCGTCTTTCACCGGCGTGCTGAAGACGTATCTCGACTTGCTGCCGCAAACCGGGCTGGAAGGGAAGGTCGTGCTGCCGCTGTTCATCGGCGGAACGATCGCGCACCTGCTGACGATCGACTACGCATTGAAGCCGGTGCTTTCCGCGCTTTACGCACGGCATGTATCCGCTGGCGTGTACGCGGTGGATGCCCAAATCCAGAAGACGCCGGAAGGCGGCCTCCAGCTCGAAGAAGAGCTGGTGCGGCGTTTGGACGCGGCAATCGCTTCCTTCGCCGAAGCGACGACGCTGTTCAGCTCGCTGCGGTCGACGACTAATTCTTAATCGAATGCTTCAAGGGGCATCCCATAGCCGATGGGATGCCCCTTGTTTTATGAAGAAAAAAAGCGACCCAGAAATGAATCTAGGTCGCTTCTTATTGCCGCCGACTAAGAAGTCAGCTGCTCCATTTGCTCGATCAGCTCTTCGAACACGCTCATCGCTTGCTCGATCGGCTCCGGCGACGACATATCGACGCCGGCTTTTTTCAAAATATTGATGGAGTAGTCGCTGCCGCCGCTCTTCAGGAAGCCCAGGTAACGCTCGACGGCAGGTGCGCCTTCGTCGAGAATTTGCTTCGAGAAGCTCGTTGCCGCGGAGAAGCCCGTCGCGTATT
It includes:
- a CDS encoding ABC transporter ATP-binding protein; the protein is MIHCDGLVKIYKTDDLEVVALQGLDLHVEAGELMAIIGNSGSGKSTLLNMLGGLDRPSAGKLLVDDKDLLKFTERDLVKYKRETVGFVWQNNARNLIPYLTALENVELPILLKGRGKRLRALELLEAVGLSHRIKNRLSELSGGEQQRVAIAIALANEPKLLLADEPTGSLDTKMSNQILDLFRELNRNIGITIVIVTHDPLLARKVDRVVAIRDGKTSSEIIRRQSYAEELAALESGVALEQTESHVEYAVIDKAGRLQIPASYLQADEFKEKNKVRVEMEEGRIILYPPEAK
- a CDS encoding ABC transporter permease, whose amino-acid sequence is MAIWTMIFRKMAKNRWLQLNLWFGLTICVALFSSMPLYSHAILQRTLYKELQQLQKDQNIYPGALRASTSISGTRTFEETRSLITKADRYMSAVPQRLDLQAQSYIITRATQSFKVLPEDANEREKKEMNVTGAIRTVSDIEKRVKVIDGRLPDPNRNDGVYEALVTQKFIIDLKRDLDHVFVYTQKDTGRQLRIMPVGIVESKQENAYDQFNVESYNSSFYIPYKQFNHDFIENEALLKMSVISWQYSLNYEQMNIDNIDKYLSNYTAMNNYFNMRLGIASVDMPSKNPIATYTVKKEKLDIMLWSLYSPVMFLLAFYLYMAANLIIERQKTEISVLRSRGASRMQIMLVFLIESLLLGALALAVGPFIGVYFTKILGASSGFLEFVQRSSLDVVLNSDSYKIAAAAIAGSIILILVPAFLATRTTIVGHKQQMARSNKMSFWHKTGIDIILLGIAIYMLYGFNKRMDDLKALALDPNAIQVDPLLFFMPALFCLGTGLLVLRVYPWFIKLVFWIGRRWWTPALYSTLLQISRSSSQYLTIKVFLIMTVAMGLFSANAARTINGNMEDKIQYTTGSDIQLSVHWDNDKPPPPAPGAPSQVNADDAAAVQAPKVVTYTEPSFITMQELAGVDTAARVFRKDDANFAVNGQNGGTSLYGIDTLDFGKVAWMRGDLLEYPINSYLNLIASNPKAVLISRSIADKFNVKPGDPISAKWAGLDSANFIVYGIIDYWPGWNPLPQTGNEEDPNVRLPNLIVGHLSYIQNHLALEPYDVWIKLKDGSNSAEIYADLEKKEIPVEKLVDANQLLIRSKNDPFRLAINGVMTLGFVISMMISFFGFLLFWVLTLSGRTLQFGILRAMGISFLQIIGMLLSEQLLTSAAAILFGVLIGNAVSSQFVPLFQLSFNATDQVPPFEIVRQLSDYVQLYSVVGIMLTIGLAVLGIRVSRMKITQALKLGEE
- the ssuE gene encoding NADPH-dependent FMN reductase, which encodes MPKVVILSGSPNPVSRLNGMTDYAEEKLRALGWEVKSLHAASLPAEDLVLARWDSPAIKEANQLIEGADAVIVASPVYKASFTGVLKTYLDLLPQTGLEGKVVLPLFIGGTIAHLLTIDYALKPVLSALYARHVSAGVYAVDAQIQKTPEGGLQLEEELVRRLDAAIASFAEATTLFSSLRSTTNS
- a CDS encoding efflux RND transporter periplasmic adaptor subunit, with amino-acid sequence MSQNQMPSKRRRRLFVKEAAAVMVAAALLSGCSLLPQKQVVLQPPLIEPAAEKVDAIEVKKGSIERSFSGAAVVTSSKTVPLFYKESGRLKELHVQLGDKIEAGKVVAELDLGDLDLRVKLQQLSLERVRIEYNRARQSGVTGTELRMKEIDLEREELLLGNMNQQYEAAKLKAPISGVVTYVDTKSPGDGLNGYTPVVSVSDPKQIYLVYTADDPKLISGVQREMKVDITINNTKFEGKVLQSPSDAPLTMNKEIDERNTRLLYVQLNKPDESIELGQSAQIKIVLEKKDDVVVIPRSGLRTYLGRTYVQSLDGDRRKEIDVQPGIMTATDVEIVKGLEPGMKVILNN